The genome window GCTGGGTCGGGCGGCACATGGAGCGCCGCCACCTGCACAGGCTGCGGATGCAGGGCGAGGGCACGATGCGCACGGTCGTGGTCGGTGACGAGGTGTCGGCCGCCGGCGTCGTGCGCAACATCGCCGCCGTCCCGCACCACGGCTACCGGATCGACGGGGTGTGCGTGCCCTCGGTCGGCACGGCGACCACGGTCGCCGGCGTCCCTGTGCTCGGTGCGGTGGCCGACGTCGTGCAGGTGACCGTCGACCGCGGAGCGGACGTCGTGCTGGTCACCGGGACGTGCCTCAGCGGTGACGCGCTGCGCCGCCTGTCGTGGGCGCTGTCCCGGGCCGGCGCCCAGCTCGTGGTCGTCCCGGACATCGTCGAGGTCGGGGCGCCGCGGCTGACCGTGCGCCCGACCGCCGGTCTCTCGCTGCTCGAGGTGCAGGTCGCCTCCCCCCGCCCGCGCCTGGTGATCAAGCAGGTCCTCGACGTCACGCTCGCCGGGCTCGCGCTCCTCGTGCTCGCGCCGATGCTCGGCCTCGCGGCGCTGCTCGTGGCCGTGACGTCCCCGGGCGGAGCGATCTACCGGCAGGTCCGGGTGGGCCAGGACGGCACGCAGTTCGTCATGTACAAGCTCCGCACGATGTACCGCGACGCCGACGAGCGTCGCGCGGCACTCCTCGCGTCGGGGACCCACGACGGCGTCCTGTTCAAGATGTCCGACGACCCGCGGGTCACCCCCGTCGGGCGGGTGCTGCGCCGCTTCTCGATCGACGAGCTGCCGCAGCTGGTCAACATCATCAAGGGCGACAT of Cellulomonas dongxiuzhuiae contains these proteins:
- a CDS encoding sugar transferase; its protein translation is MTLTTGREAELDDGVAERRGRALEPRRSWASSEPFVRRPTRENSDPAIRSVAWAAVSRRYSLVAVLLDMLVALLVGVSVMGPAYGLLTAARLACGGAALFVALVGVSGGYRRSAAGDGPGEFQALLRATAATVLILMTMGYVLRVPVPRGYVLIGVPVTLVICWVGRHMERRHLHRLRMQGEGTMRTVVVGDEVSAAGVVRNIAAVPHHGYRIDGVCVPSVGTATTVAGVPVLGAVADVVQVTVDRGADVVLVTGTCLSGDALRRLSWALSRAGAQLVVVPDIVEVGAPRLTVRPTAGLSLLEVQVASPRPRLVIKQVLDVTLAGLALLVLAPMLGLAALLVAVTSPGGAIYRQVRVGQDGTQFVMYKLRTMYRDADERRAALLASGTHDGVLFKMSDDPRVTPVGRVLRRFSIDELPQLVNIIKGDMALVGPRPPLLEEVEAYHDSVHRRLHVKPGLTGLWQVSGRSDLDWEESVRLDLRYVDNWSVSMDLLILWKTGRAVLSGAGAY